Proteins from one Acidihalobacter prosperus genomic window:
- the lpdA gene encoding dihydrolipoyl dehydrogenase, protein MSDQDYDLIVIGGGPAGYVAALRAAQLGMRTACIDRWRDPERGPSLGGTCLNAGCIPSKALLETSHQYARLRDELAGHGILVDGITLDLAQAQARKQAVVKRLTQGIATLFSTQGVDWLKGHGLLLGPRRVGYTPHGRKNPKELSAEHIILAPGSHPATLETAPVDGEYIVDSDGALNFTEVPRRLAIVGAGVIGLELGSVWRRFGAEVLLLEAQSSFLPIADAGLARLALKSYTAQGLGIRLGARVKEARVSGRSVKVHYLDADGEQQERFDRVIVAVGRRPNTGDLYSDDSGLQLDERRFIGVDGHCRTNLPGVWAIGDAVRGPMLAHKGSEEGIMVVERIAGEATAIVYDHIPSVIYTHPEFAWVGPSEEQLKQAGIAYRCGRFPMAANGRALAQGDAVGEIKLLAHAETDRLLAAHLFAPDASELIAQAMLALSMEATAEDLARTLFAHPSLSEAVHEAALDVAGQALHLAKKRR, encoded by the coding sequence ATGAGCGACCAGGACTACGATCTCATCGTCATCGGCGGCGGACCGGCCGGCTACGTCGCGGCCCTGCGCGCCGCCCAGCTCGGCATGCGCACCGCGTGCATCGATCGCTGGCGCGATCCCGAACGCGGCCCCAGCCTGGGTGGCACCTGCCTCAATGCCGGCTGCATTCCTTCCAAGGCGCTGCTGGAGACCTCTCACCAGTACGCGCGCCTGCGCGACGAACTGGCCGGACACGGCATTCTCGTCGACGGCATCACTCTCGATCTCGCGCAGGCCCAGGCGCGCAAACAGGCCGTGGTCAAGCGACTGACGCAGGGCATCGCGACACTGTTCTCGACGCAGGGCGTGGACTGGCTCAAGGGTCACGGCCTGCTGCTGGGTCCGCGCCGGGTCGGCTACACGCCGCACGGGCGCAAGAACCCCAAGGAACTGAGCGCCGAGCACATCATCCTCGCGCCAGGCTCGCACCCGGCGACCCTCGAGACCGCACCCGTCGACGGCGAATACATCGTCGATTCCGACGGCGCCCTCAATTTCACCGAGGTTCCCCGGCGGCTGGCCATCGTCGGCGCCGGCGTCATCGGCCTGGAGCTGGGTAGTGTCTGGCGCCGCTTCGGCGCCGAGGTGCTGCTGCTGGAAGCGCAAAGCAGCTTCCTGCCGATCGCCGACGCGGGGCTGGCGCGCCTTGCGCTCAAGTCCTACACCGCGCAGGGGCTCGGCATCCGCCTCGGCGCACGCGTCAAGGAGGCCCGCGTCAGCGGGCGCAGCGTCAAGGTCCATTACCTCGACGCCGACGGCGAACAGCAGGAGCGCTTCGATCGCGTGATCGTGGCCGTCGGCCGGCGCCCCAATACCGGCGACCTTTACAGCGACGACAGCGGGCTGCAGCTCGACGAACGCCGCTTCATCGGCGTCGACGGCCACTGCCGCACCAATCTGCCCGGCGTCTGGGCGATCGGCGACGCCGTACGCGGGCCAATGCTGGCCCACAAGGGTTCGGAGGAGGGCATCATGGTGGTCGAGCGCATCGCCGGCGAGGCGACCGCCATCGTCTACGACCACATTCCATCCGTGATCTACACACATCCGGAGTTCGCCTGGGTCGGCCCCAGCGAGGAGCAGCTCAAGCAGGCCGGCATTGCCTACCGCTGCGGCCGCTTTCCAATGGCCGCCAATGGCCGTGCGCTGGCGCAGGGCGACGCGGTCGGCGAGATCAAACTGCTCGCACACGCGGAAACCGACCGCCTGCTCGCTGCCCACCTGTTCGCGCCCGACGCCTCCGAACTGATCGCCCAGGCGATGCTCGCGCTGTCGATGGAAGCCACGGCCGAGGATCTCGCACGCACGCTGTTCGCCCATCCGTCGCTATCGGAAGCGGTTCACGAAGCGGCGCTGGACGTCGCGGGGCAGGCCCTGCATCTTGCCAAGAAGCGGCGCTGA